Part of the Rhodococcus sp. OK302 genome is shown below.
CCTGTATGAGGTGACCAGAGCCTTGGGTGACGAGTCCGATCTGAAAGAGTTCTGCCGGCTCGGCGGCAACGAGCCGTTTCGATCTGGTGAAAACTTGCGGCGACGACGAGACCTCGGCGGCGGAAAGGTGTCCCAACTGTCGATTCCAGACAGTGCCGTTGAGTGGTTCCTGTGGGTCTGACGCTGTTTGTGGGGCAATATCGAGCGCCACGAACTTGGACCGGATCAGATCGGTCCACTCGTCGATACTTCCCGCTGTCACGGGTTGGTTCGGACGTGTGTTCATCGGCGATTCTCGAGTGTCTGACAAGTCTGATCATGGCTGGCGATGGAACTGTGAAACTCCCAGGGCTATTGCAGATATTACGCTGATCAGCTGGGTGACAGCGAGTAATCTGCGCGCACCGGTGGAAGAATTGGAGTCATGTTCCGTGATCGGCCGGCACGTGTCGACGGTGCGCTGGCGGTGTCCGCCGGAACTTTCTCCGGAATCGCTGCCGGAGCGACGAGCGGAAGCGTGTGGGAAGGAATTATCACCGGGACAGCGATAGCGGCCGCATTTGTTGTCGCAAGGTTGCTGATCCGCGGCTGAAGAGCGGAGTAGGTGAGCGATCGTTAGATGTCGCGCGCGTTCGTGACTAGTTTATGGACATCGAGCTCCATGTCGTCGAGGCCGAAGCTGATGATGCGTTCGGGGTGGATGCGGATAGTCGGACCATCCAGACCACGAGAAGCAGCAGTGGCGGTGTCGATAGCTTCGGCGCGCCCTCGGATTTCGACGCACCGGACTCGCCAGGGGTCAACCGACGGTACGTCGTCCACGACGAATGCAGCTCGCCCGTTGTCTGCGACGTTGCGGAATTTTCGGCTCGACGCCATGTTGTAGCCCTGGATGTCGATAGTGGATGTATCGGGGTTGTAGTGGAAGCCCACGGGACTCACCTGCAGCGTTCCGTTCGGTTGAACGGTCGCCAGTCGTCCGAGGCGTTGTGACGCCAGATAGTCGAGTTCCTGCTGGGTGAAGGTCATGAAGCAACGTTAGAACCTCAAGCGCACTCGAGGTCAAGGTGGCGTTATCGGGTAGGCCGACCAGCCACGGATGTCAGAAATTTCCTGATTCTCTGGTTGGATCGCGACTTTGTAGAGGGCTGTCGGAGGCTGGGTAGGCGCCGCTGTGTGTTTGTGCCTGCTGTGTGTTTGTGCCTGCTGTGTGTTTGTTAGTGCTGTGGGCTTATGGCCCCATGCGTGTGGGCTTCGCATCGGCGAGATTCTGATGCGAAGCCAGACACGTCTGTAGTTGTGGTGCAACAATTTTCACGTGCGCAGCACCGGACCGGGCGGCAGCGTTGATCGCCGCGGCCGCCGCTCCGGATCAATCCCCGCCGGCGGAACAAACCACGGTTTACGATCCGATCCCATCTTGATCTCCCACTGCCCCGCGAACCCGACCTTGCGGTGAATCAAAGTGTGATGGGACCGGCACAGCAAAGTCAGGTTGTCCATCACCGTCGGCCCACCCTGAGACCACGGCCGAATATGGTGCGCATCGCACCATGCCGGCACCGCATCACACGACGGGAACGCACACCCCTTGTCACGGGCGATCAACGCCGTCCGCTGCGCCGCCGACACCAACCGCTTCAGCGGACTCACATCGAGCGGGGCACCGTTCCCATCCAGCAGCACCGTCGAGAGCATGCAATCGCACGCCAACATCCGGGTGCGGGTGATACTCAGCGGACCCATCCACGGCATGTGCCCGACATCAAGATCGTCGAAGTCCTCGAGGTCGTCGAAATCGTCGAAATCGTCGAAGGCCCACACCGGCGCATCCCCGACGTCGCAGTCTTCATCGGAAGTAGCCGCACGGGTAGACGCGCAGTCCCGATGCTCCGCAAGATCTTTCGCCGTCACCTGCACATTCACATGCGGACGCTGACCACCGTCCACCCCCGTCGCAGCATTGTCGAGATACCGACGAATCAACTCCGTCAACGCATCCGCCGTCCGTTTGGCAGCGGAGCGTGCATCCGGTGTCCCGTCCTTGCCCCCAATTATACTCGAACATCCATTCGAGTCAAGGGAAAGTTTCGGTGGAGATTCAGCAGACTTTCTGAAAACCGTTGCAGCAAAGAATCTTCAGGATCGTAACGGCGGGAATTCGGGACTTGCTCAAGCCGTGCAGGCTGTCGATCCACGCACCGATAGACTGAACAAATGCGCGGAGAGTACAAGGTCCCAGGTGGCAAGCTGGTAGCGGTCGATGTCGAGATCGAGGACGGACAGCTGTGCCGAGTCGCAGTGTCCGGCGATTTCTTCCTCGAGCCCGACAGCGCTCTGGACGATATCAACGCGGCGTTGACCGGAATGCCGGCTGATGCCAATGTAGACCAACTCGCTGACGCCATCACCGCCTCGCTTGATGCCTCCGTTTCAATGATCGGGTTCACTCCGGAATCGGTCGGCATCGCGGTCCGGCGTGCACTCGGCCACGCCACGAGTTGGGCGGACCACACGTTCGACGTCATCCCGCCGGTGGTGCTCGATCCTGCGATGCACGTTGCGCTTGACGAGGTCATTGCGCGTGAGGTGGCGTCCGGCGAGCGGCCGCCCACCTTGCGGTTCTGGGACTGGGACTCGCCGCTGGTAGTCATCGGATCGTTCCAGTCCGTGCGGAACGAGGTCGACGCCGAAGCTGCTGCGCGGCATGGCATCGGCGTCGTTCGGAGAATTTCCGGTGGTGGCGCCATGTTCATGGAGCCGGGCAACTGCATCACTTATTCGTTGGCGGTGCCGGCGTCGCTGGTGGAGGGGCTGAGTTTCGAGAGGTCCTACGCGTTCCTTGACCAGTGGGTGATGGGTGCGCTCGCTGACGTCGGGATCAACGCCCGGTATGTGCCTCTCAACGACATCGCCTCGGACAAGGGCAAGATTGCCGGCGCAGCGCAGAAGCGGTTCGCTTCGGGCACTGTGCTGCATCACGTGACCATGGCCTATGACATCGACGCGGAGAAGATGACGCAGGTTCTGCGGATCGGCCGGGAGAAGATGTCGGACAAGGGCACCAAGAGTGCCGCGAAAAGGGTTGACCCACTCCGCTCGCAGACCGGCATGACCCGTGCCGCGATCCTGACCGCATTCTTGGACCACTTCCGGGCCCAGTACGACACTCACGACAGTGATTACACTGCCGCCGAATTGGCACAGGCACGTGAGCTGGTGGAGACGAAGTTCAGCACCGAGAAGTGGACGCACCGCGTGCCGTGAGGCGCGTCCACTTGCATCGGTTAACCCCTGCCGGCCACTGATGATTCCTCGGCGTTTCGACGTCGAATTGCGCGATATCTGCGCCGCTGGATAGGAACCGCGATTATCGCTCAAAAGGGTCCGCCTGCAGGGCTTTAGGCGTGAACCACTTTCGCTGCGGCATCGAGTGCGGCAAGGTAACCGAACACGATTGCGGGTCCGATGGTTGCGCCTGGTCCGGCATAGGTATGGCCCATCACCGGCGAACTGGTGTTGCCGGCCGCGTAGAGCCCCTCGATGACCGTTCCGTCGTCACGCAAAGCGCGAGCCTGGCTGTCGGTATTGATCCCGCCTTTGGTGCCGAGGTCGCCGGGCACCATCTTGGCCGCATAGAACGGTCCTTTGCTCAGTTCGCCGAGGCTGGGGTTGGGTTTGTTGGTGATGTCTCCGTAGTAGTGGTCGTAGGCGCTTGCGCCACGGCCGAAGTCGGGATCGCTACCACTGCGGGCGTGGCTGTTGAATCGGATAATCGTTTCGGTAAGTGCAGTCTCGGGCACGCCGATTTCGAGGGCGAGTTCGGAAATCGTTTCAGCGGTAACGATGGCGCCCGATGCCAGCCATGAGCGTGGCATCGGACTGCGCGCGGGAATTCCCGCAAACAGGTATCTGTCACGGTAGGTCTGGTCGAAGATCAGCCAGGCCGGGATATTCTCGGCCGGTCCGTCGCCACGGCCGAATTTTCCTCCGAACATCGCGTGAGTGGCTTCGACGTAGGGGAGTGATTCGTTCATGAACCGCTCACCTCTGGCGTTCACCATGATGCTGCGCGGCAGCGAGCGTTCCGCCAGTGCGAACCACGGTCCCTTCGGGAGAGGTATGGACGGTGCCCACCAGGCGTCGTCCATGTACGAGATCGCGGCACCTCGCTGGACTGCCGCAGTAATGCCGTCGCCGGTGTTCGTCGGTGCACCAAGGGTCCATTCGGCGCTGCTCGGTTGCCGCTGGTACTTGATTCGCATCTCGTTGTTGTTCTCGAACCCACCGCACGCCAGGACGACGCCGTATCGAGCGCGCATGGTTGTCTGAACGCCTCCGCTTTCGAGGTTCACTCCGACCACTCGATCATTGTCGGTGATCAGATCCAGCATTGCGGTGTCGAGAAGTACCGGTACACCTGCCGTCCGGACTCCGATCATCAGTTCCGCCATTAACGCGGAGCCCAGTCCGATCAGCTTCTTTCGCCGCAGCTTTCCGACCGCTGTTCGAGCACCCACCTGGAGCATGCGCGCAGGGCCTCGCCAGTGGCGAAGGCCGGTGCTCAGCCACCGATAATCCGACTGCTTGACGACGACGTTGAGTGGGGTTTTCATGTACGACGGATGCAGTGTGGCGAGATCGTCGCCCAGAGCGCGCGCATCGAAAGGTAAAGGCTCGCAGGAGCGTCCGGAAGCGCGACCCCCGGGAGCTTCGGGAAAGTAATCGGAGTATCCCTCTACCCACTCGAGCTTCAAGGCAGAATTGCGAATGAGAAAGTCGAGTGCTTCGTGGCCTCGATCGATGTAGGTGTCGATGCGTTCGGGATCAGCGTCGTCGCCGACGATACTGTTGAGATACTCTCGCGCAGAATCGAGTTCATCGATCGGCGCCTGTTGGCGGAGCACCGAATTTCCCGGGATCCAGACTCCGCCGCCGGACCGCGCGGACGAGCCGCCCCAGTACGGGGACTTCTCCACGATGACTGTCGAGAGGCCGTTACAGGCAGCGGTGATGGCTGCGGACATGCCGGCCGCGCCGGATCCGACAACGATCAGATCAACTTCGGTGGGGATCGGGCCATGTGGAATTGAGGTCATCAAGCGTCGTGTCCTTCGCGGTCTGGGGCGTTCGGTGTGCGCCAACGGGTGTCGAGAACGGCGTCGAGTGCACCCTCGACGCAGACAGGCAGGGAAGCTTCTCGTTTCTGTGGACTCCGAATCCACTGGCGATAGCCGAACTCAGCTGCGGCCAACATCAGGTGTACGAGAAGTCCTGGGCGACTGTCAGTTTCAGGATCGCACTGCATTCGTTGCGCCACGAGCTCGACAAGTCGGTCGCGATGCTCCGGTGCGATCAACGCGACACGATCCATCAGGTGTGGGGCCGTCCGGAAGGCTGCTCGCCAGTGCTCGACCTCGGCGGAATCGAGAGTGCTGGACCGTTCCAGGATTGCCTTCGACACCGCGAGGTCTGCGGGTTCCGATTCGGGGCGAGCCTCGAGGAGTGCCACAATTCCCGCGCCGCCGTGTCTCACCGGATCCAGGAGGAGGTCTTCCTTGTTGCGAACGTGCCGGAAGTACGTACTCGCGGACACTCCGGCTGCGGATGCAATCTGGTCTGTGGTGACGTTTTCGAATCCGTCTCGGGCGAACAGGGTCAATGCTGCTCGTTGAATCTCAGCTCGTACTTGCAAGCGTTGCCTTGCGCGCAATGACATCGGGTAGCACCCCTTTGTAGTGGATTGAACCTGTGGAATCCGGCCGACTAATGACAGCTTCGCTTAATATGACAGTGACTGTCAAGAGGCAATTAGCTGTCACGTTGGTCAGCTTTCGAGTCTTCATATGCGTGTATGTCCTGATTCTGGGTACGCGTTCTATGAGGGGCGGGTTCCGCCTCTCATCGATGTGAGTACAGATCTGTCAGGCGGCCACGTTTTCCCCGGTCGCGCGACCTACAGGGCGGGACCGTGGTGGAACCTATCGACGTCAGGAAGTCCGTAGAAAATAGTTCCGTAGAGCACATATCGAGCGCCGAGTATTTTCCGTTGTCCGCGGCGCAACGAGCGACCTGGTTCGCGCAACAAATTCAACCCGACGTACCGATTTCGATTGCGCATTACGTCGAGTTGCGCGGAGAACTCGATGTTGACCTGTTGCGACAGGAAACCGTTGCGGTTGCACACGAGTTTCAGTCACCGTTACTCAAGGTGATCGAGATCGATGGCCGTCCGATGCAGTACGTGGACAACACGATCGATATTCCTGTCGACTTCATCGATTTTCGTGGCGAGGCCGACCCGGTTGCCGCTGCGCACGATCTGATGAATCGGGACTACCAGAGGCAACTCGATCTCGGAGTCGATCGACTGGTAGAAACCTCGATCCTGTGTGTGGGGCCTTCGCATTACCTGTGGTACAGCCGCATTCATCACGTCGCGCTCGACGGATACGGTGCCATGACGATGATGAACCGCATCGCGCACCGCTATTCTGCCGCGGTCGCCGGCTGTGAACCGGACTTGAATCACGCTGCCGCCCAGCGTGAGCTGTACGAGATCGACTCTCGCTATCGGTCGTCGGATCGGTATGTAGCAGATCGGGAGTACTGGGCGACGCGAACTTCAGCGCTCGAAGGCTCGACCCTGTCCGATGTGTCGGCACCCTCACTGGCGAGGAGCAGAGTCGAAAGTGCCTTGCTCTCCGGCGCGGCGTGTGTCGGGCTCGAGGAATCCGAGCGGCAGGCAGCAACGGTTGTTGCCGCCATCGCCTGCTATCTGGCGCGGATGACTTCCAAAACCTCTGTACTGGTGAATGTTCCGTTGTCCGGACGAACAACGTCCGCCCTTCGCAAGTCCGGCGGCATGATGGTCAACGTTGCGCCACTCGCGATTTCGGTTGACGAAGGGGATACAGTATCCGAACTCGTGACTTCGGTTCAGCAAGAACTGATGGGTGCGTTGCGGCATCAGCGGTGCAGTTTGGACGATATCCGCCGCGATCTCGGTCGCAGCGGGGACGGATTGTCCGGACCCATGGTCAACGTCATGCTGTTCCGGCAGAACATCGCCCTGGGCTCGATGGTGGGCGAGTACCACATCGTCACGTCCGGTCCGGTCGAAGATCTGCTGATCAACGTGTACCCGAGCGGCACGCGAGCAGAGATCTTTGTCGACTTCCGAGCAAATCCGAATCGATACACAGACTCCGCGCTCCGGACACACCACACGCAGTTCGTTGAATTGTTGGAAGAGTTCATCGCGTCAGACCCGGGCGCCAAGCTCGACACAATTCACCGGGCGACAGCTCTCGAAGGCGAGCGACGACATCGAATAGTTGACCAACTCGAATACTGGAAGAATCAGCTTTCGGGGATTCCGGAGCTTCTGAAATTGCCGTCCGATCGGGCTCGGCCGGCCTCGCAATCCCTGCGAGTCGATGGCGCCCGAGTCCAGATCGGCGCTGATACCCACCGCAGAGTGATCGAAGTGGCCGCCGACCACAGCGCCACTAGTTTTGCGGTTTTGCATGCGGCTTTCGCCGTGCTGCTGAGCAGGCTTTCGGGCACATCCGACGTGGTGGTCGGAACGGCGGTCTCCGGGCCCGCAGACGTCATTGTGCTGCGGACCCGCGTTGAGATGGAAATGTCCTTCGTGCATCTCCTGTGTCTGGTTCGGGACACCGATGCGGAGGCCTTCGATCACAGCGAGGTTCCTTTCGAAGAGTTGGTTCGGTCGCTCGAGATGGGTGATTCTCCGGCATATTCCCCGATCGCCCAGGTGATGTTTGAGGATCGTGATGGGGAAGAAGGTGTGGGGGACAATGGAATCGGCCGGTTCGATCTTCGGGTGACCGCGTCGGAGGTTTTCGATGCAGGAGGCAATCCTGCCGGCATCACGGTGAATCTCGGGTTCGCGACAGATCTGTTCGACGCGGAGACTGTTCGTGGTCTCGGGACGAGATTTCGCCGCATTCTGGAGGCGATCACGATCACCCCCGATATCGGAGTAGGCGACATCGATATCCTCGTCGATGCCGAACGTCGAACTCTCGTTCCGGTTCAGGGCGCAGTGGCCCGCTCGGAACGCACGCTACCGGAACTGTTCGATGCTGCAGCACAAGCGAATCCTGACGGCGTAGCCCTCTCGTATTGCGGTGTCACGTTGACCTATCGCGAAGTGGACGAGCGCTCGAACCAGCTCGCGCGAGTCTTGGTCGCACAGGGAATTGGCACGGAAGACTATGTAGCGCTGGGGATTGCACGCTCGATCGAGTCCGTCCTGTCCGTGCTGGCGATAGCCAAGACTGGCGCGGCATTTGTACCGGTGGATCCGAGTTTTCCCGCAGACCGGATCCAGCACATGTTGGATGATTCCGGTGCGGCCGCCGGAGTGACTGTGTCTGCTGATCGCTCGCGACTGCCGAATTCGATTCCGTGGCTGGTGCTCGACGACCCAGAGTTTCGGACGGAGTGTTCGACGCAAGCAGCGTTCGGAGTTACCGACGCTCAACGTATCCGGCCGCTCCACCGGGATAATCCCGCCTACGTGATTTACACGTCCGGTTCTACGGGCAGACCGAAAGGCGTCCCGGTCACCCATCGAGGCCTGGACAACCTTGCCGCCGAGCATCTTTCACGATTCGGGGCGACGCAAGACTCGCGGATCCTGCATTTTTCCACGCCGAGTTTCGATGCGTCGGTCTCCGAGTATCTGCACGCCTTCGGTGCCGGAGCGACGATGGTGATCGTTCCGCCCACGATTTACGGTGGGGAGGAGTTGTCCCGGTTTTTGAGAAATGAGCGGGTCACGCACGGATTCATAACAACTGCTGCGCTCGGAACTGTTGAACCGGAGGGACTTTCAGAATTTCAGGATGTGGTGTTCGGTGGCGAGGCGTGCCCGCCGGAGTTGGTGAAGCGGTGGGCGTCGGGTCGGAGGTTGTGTAATGCCTACGGGCCGACTGAGGCAACTGTCATGGCGAACATCAGTGAACCGATGTCACCGGCGGACGCGATCACCCTGGGCGGACCGCTGCGAGGAATCTGCGAGGTAGTTCTCGACGCACGGTTGAAGGCGGTACCACTTGGAGTCGCGGGGGAACTGTACGTCGCGGGCGAAGCACTGGCCCGCGGGTATCACGGCAAATCTGCGTTGACGGCGGAACGCTTCGTAGCCAATCCCTTTGGTAGCCCGGGTGAGCGGATGTACCGAACCGGGGATGTAGTGCGCTGGCGAACCGATCGCACACTCGAGTACGTCGGCCGCAGTGACTTTCAGGTGAAGGTACGCGGCTTCCGTATCGAATTGGGCGAGATCGATACCGTCCTCCACACTCATCCACACGTGAGGACAGCGTTGACGACGTCGCGACCAGGGCCGTCGGGCGATACGATGCTTGTGTCGTACGTCGTGCCGGTGGCCGGGCAAGTGCTGGTAGCTGCCCAGGTGATGGACTATGTCACAGAGCAATTGCCGACGTATATGATTCCGGCGGCGATCGTCGTACTGGTCGAGATGCCGATGACGGCGGTGGGGAAGCTCGATCGCGCAGCGTTGCCGGCGCCGCAATTTGTCTCGTCGGAGGCGGAGTTCCGCGCCCCGACAGGCCGCGTCGAACAGACAGTCGCGCAGGTATTGGCCGATGTACTGGGTGTGGCTCGAATTGGCCGGGGCGACAGCTTCTTCGACCTCGGAGGAAACTCGCTGGCCGCAACCAGGGTAATTGCGCGACTCAATCGGGCTCTCGGCGTTGACCTCGGTGTCCGGACGCTGTTCGAGGCACCGACGGTGGAGACTCTGGCACAGCAGATCGGGCAAGCTGCACTGTGGCACCTCGATCGGCCAGTTCTGACGGCACGATCGCGTCCCGACATCATCCCGGTTTCGCCGGCGCAGCAGCGTATCTGGTTCATCAACCAGTTCGACACCTCCTCGTCGGCCTACAACATCCCGATGGTGGTGCGCCTGTCCGGCGATCTCGATGTGGCGGCGCTCCGCGCTGCACTGGGTGACGTGATCGAACGGCACGAGTCGCTTCGGACTGTCTATCCGGCATCTGCAGACGGCCCTCATCAGATGATCGTTCCGTCGGCTCCGGTAGTTCCGGATCTGAGACCGCAGGTGTGCAGCGATGTTGAAACGTCGATCACCGAGTTCGCTTCGCGGGGTTTTGATGTGAGCAAGACGGTGCCGGTCCGGGGCGTTCTGTTCCGGACCGGACCCGACGAGCACGTCCTCCTGCTGGTGGTTCACCACATTTCGGCCGACGGAGCGTCGCTGGCACCACTCGCTCGCGATCTGGCAATTGCCTACGACGCGCGTGTTCAGGGGCAGTCGCCAGACTGGAATCCACTCCCGGTGCACTATGCCGATTTCAGTCTGTGGCAGACGGAAATTCTTGGTAGCGACCAGGATCCCGACAGCATCATGTCGGCGCAGTTGGACTACTGGAAGTCAGCATTGTCGGACCTCCCCGGCCCGATCGACCTTCCCTTGGATCGGCCGCGGCCCCGGGACCGTTCGTTACAAGGCGGGATCGTCAAGTTCTCGGTATCTCCGGCGTTGCATCGGGACCTTCTCGCGCTTGCACGGCAACACAACTCCACAATGTTCATGGTTATGCATGCAGCACTGGTGGTATTGGCAGCGCGTCTGAGTGGGTCCACGGATATCACCATCGGGACGCCGACCGGAGGACGCGGGGAGGAGGCGCTCGACGATCTGGTCGGGATGTTTGTCAACACTGTGGTGCTGCGGACGGCCGTCGACCCGGGCACGACCTTTGCGCAGACGCTGTCCGAGGTGCGGAAGGTTGACCTGGAGGCATTCGGACACACCGAGGTGCCGTTCGAGAGAGTGGTGGAAGCGCTCGCACCGGATCGTTCGACGTCACACTCTCCGCTGTTTCAGATCTTGCTGGAGTTCCAGAACACCGTCGCCCCCAATCTGGAATTGCCGGGACTGTCGGTGGAGGTGGTTGACGTTGATGCCGGAGTGTCCAAGTTTGATCTGCAGTTGACGCTTGCGGAGCGCTACGACGAGTCGGGTTCTGCGGACGGTATCTCCGGAGCATTCACTTTTGCGTCCGATGTGTTCGATCGGCTGACAGTGTCGGGATTCGGGGAGCGATTCATTCGGATTATGGAAAGTGTTGTTGCGGAACCGGATAGGGCTGTCGGCGATATCGAGGTTCTCGGGCCGGGTGAGCGGGAGTTGGTACTCGATTCGTGGAATGCGACGGGGCATGCGTTGCCGGGGGTGACGTTGGCGGATCTTTTTGATGCGCAGGTGGCGCGGACGCCGGGTGCTGTTGCGGTGGTGTTCGAGGGTACGGCGTTGTCGTATCGGGAGTTTGATGCTCGGGTGAATCGGTTGGCGAGGTTTTTGATTTCGGTGGGGGTGGGGCCGGAGGTGTCGGTGGGGGTTGCGGTGGGGCGCAGTGTGGAGTTGTTGGTGGCGATTTATGCGGTGGTGAAGGCGGGTGGGGCGTATGTGCCGGTAGATGTGGATCAGCCGGTGGAGCGTGTGGGGTTTGCGGTGTCGTCGGCGGGTGCGGTGTTGATTTTGACGGTTTCCGGTGGCGGTGGTGGGTTGCCGGTGGGGGTTCGGGTTGTCGAGCTTGATGTTGTTGATGTGTCGGGGTTTTCGTCGGTTCGGGTGACGGATGCGGATCGGGTGGCGCGGTTGTTGCCGGAGCATCCGGCGTATGTGATGTTTACGTCGGGTTCGACGGGTCGTCCGAAGGGGGTGGTGGTGCCGCAGGTGGGGGTGGTGAATCGGTTGTTGTGGATGCAGGATCGGTACCCGTTGTCTTCGGATGATGTGGTGTTGCAGAAGACGCCGGTGACGTTTGATGTGTCGGTGTGGGAGTTGTTCTGGCCGTTGATTGTTGGTGCTCGGGTGGTGGTTGCGGTTGCGGGTGGGCATCGTGATCCGGTGTATTTGTCTCGGGTGATTGTGGGGCAGGCGGTGACGGTGGTGCATTTTGTGCCGTCGATGTTGGATGTTTTTGTGGCGGAGTCGGGTGCGGCGGCGTGTGTGGGGTTGCGGCGGGTGTTTGCGTCGGGTGAGTCGTTGTCGGTGGTGTCGGCGGTGCGGTTGCGTGATGTGTTGCCGGGTGTTGAGTTGCATAATTTGTATGGTCCGACGGAGGCGTCGGTGGATGTGACGTTTCATGAGTTCGGGTCGGGTGTTGTTGGGGTTGGGTCGGTTCCGATCGGTGTGCCGGTGTGGAATACGCGGGTGTTTGTGTTGGATTCGCGGTTGCGTCCGGTGCCGGTGGGTGTGGTGGGGGAGTTGTATCTCGGTGGTGTGCAGTTGGCGCGGGGGTATGTGGGTCGGGCTGATTTGACGGCGGATCGGTTTGTGGCGGATCCGTTCGGGGGGTCGGGTTCTCGTTTGTATCGGTCGGGGGATGTGGTGCGGTGGGTGCGGTTGAGCGGAGCGAGGGGGGATGTTGCTAGCTCGAGCGGAGTGAGGGGGGATGTTGCTAGCTCTGGTGAGTTGGAGTATGTGGGGCGTAGTGATTTTCAGGTGAAGTTGCGGGGGCAGCGCGTCGAACTGGGTGAGGTGGAGGCGGTGTTGTTGCGTCAGGTGGGGGTGGCGCAGGCGGTGGTGGTGTTGCGGGGTGGTGTTGGTGGGGAGTATTTGGCGGGGTTTGTGGTGCCGGTGAGTGGGGTGTCGTTGGATGTGGGGTGGTGTTGGGGGTGTGGCGGCGGAGTTGGTGGGGTTTATGGTGCCGTCGGTGTTGGTGGTGTTGTCGGGGTTGCCGGTGACGGTGAATGGGAAGTTGGATCGAAAAGGGCTACCGGATACCGGTTTCAGTGCTGATGCAGTCGAATTTGCAGCTCCTCGCAACCCGATCGAACAGATAGTGGCCTCCGTTGTGGCCGACCTACTCGGAATCGTCAGAGCGGGAGTAGACGACAACTTCTTCGCTCTTGGTGGGAACTCCCTGATTGCCACTCGGCTGGTGGCGCGGATCAATGCTGTAGTCGGCGACCGGATCAGCGTTCGTGATGTCTTCGATGCCCCCACCGTCGCAGGTCTGGCGGTGCTGGCGCAATCGGAGGACGGATTGGAATCCCGCCCGCCCTTGAAGCCGCGGGAAGGTTCAACAAAAGTCCCCGTGTCGCTGGCTCAGCAGCGTCTGTGGTTTGTCAATCAGTTCGACACGTCGTCGTCGGCCTACAACGTCGCGTTTGTGTTGAGCCTCGAAGGGCGGCTTGACGTGAGCGCGCTTCGCCAGGCATTCGCGGACGTCATCGCGCGACATGAGACGCTGCGCACCATTTTCCCGCTTGCTGATGACGGGCCGCAGCAGGTGATCTTGCCGACGACAAGCGCATTACTCGGCCTTGATCCGATCGTCGTGTCGGGTGACGCCGAACTTCGCGAACTGTGTCATCGGGTGTTGTCGACAGGATTTGACGTGACGGCGCAGATCCCGTTGCGTGCGAGCCTGTTCCGGCTCGCGGAGGATGCGCACACGCTGGCAGTGGTCGTGCATCACATCGCGTCCGACGGTTTCTCGATGGCACCTTTGGCGCGAGATGTCATGACCGCGTATTCGTCTCGCCTGAACGGTTCAGAACCGGATTGGACGCCGCTCGATGTGCAGTACGCCGACTACACGCTGTGGCAGCGCGAGTGGCTGGGTTCGGAATCCGATGAGGAGTCGTTGATTTCGCGACAGTTGGCCTACTGGACTGCCGCACTGTCAGACCTGCCAGAAGTATTGGAGATACCCACTGACCGCCCCCGCCCGGCTGTCCGATCTCTCCAAGCGGACCATTTCGAATTTGGCATCGGTGAAGAGGTTCACGCCGGTGTGGTGG
Proteins encoded:
- the kstD gene encoding 3-oxosteroid 1-dehydrogenase, whose protein sequence is MTSIPHGPIPTEVDLIVVGSGAAGMSAAITAACNGLSTVIVEKSPYWGGSSARSGGGVWIPGNSVLRQQAPIDELDSAREYLNSIVGDDADPERIDTYIDRGHEALDFLIRNSALKLEWVEGYSDYFPEAPGGRASGRSCEPLPFDARALGDDLATLHPSYMKTPLNVVVKQSDYRWLSTGLRHWRGPARMLQVGARTAVGKLRRKKLIGLGSALMAELMIGVRTAGVPVLLDTAMLDLITDNDRVVGVNLESGGVQTTMRARYGVVLACGGFENNNEMRIKYQRQPSSAEWTLGAPTNTGDGITAAVQRGAAISYMDDAWWAPSIPLPKGPWFALAERSLPRSIMVNARGERFMNESLPYVEATHAMFGGKFGRGDGPAENIPAWLIFDQTYRDRYLFAGIPARSPMPRSWLASGAIVTAETISELALEIGVPETALTETIIRFNSHARSGSDPDFGRGASAYDHYYGDITNKPNPSLGELSKGPFYAAKMVPGDLGTKGGINTDSQARALRDDGTVIEGLYAAGNTSSPVMGHTYAGPGATIGPAIVFGYLAALDAAAKVVHA
- a CDS encoding TetR/AcrR family transcriptional regulator is translated as MSLRARQRLQVRAEIQRAALTLFARDGFENVTTDQIASAAGVSASTYFRHVRNKEDLLLDPVRHGGAGIVALLEARPESEPADLAVSKAILERSSTLDSAEVEHWRAAFRTAPHLMDRVALIAPEHRDRLVELVAQRMQCDPETDSRPGLLVHLMLAAAEFGYRQWIRSPQKREASLPVCVEGALDAVLDTRWRTPNAPDREGHDA
- a CDS encoding PPOX class F420-dependent oxidoreductase; translation: MTFTQQELDYLASQRLGRLATVQPNGTLQVSPVGFHYNPDTSTIDIQGYNMASSRKFRNVADNGRAAFVVDDVPSVDPWRVRCVEIRGRAEAIDTATAASRGLDGPTIRIHPERIISFGLDDMELDVHKLVTNARDI
- a CDS encoding lipoate--protein ligase family protein: MRGEYKVPGGKLVAVDVEIEDGQLCRVAVSGDFFLEPDSALDDINAALTGMPADANVDQLADAITASLDASVSMIGFTPESVGIAVRRALGHATSWADHTFDVIPPVVLDPAMHVALDEVIAREVASGERPPTLRFWDWDSPLVVIGSFQSVRNEVDAEAAARHGIGVVRRISGGGAMFMEPGNCITYSLAVPASLVEGLSFERSYAFLDQWVMGALADVGINARYVPLNDIASDKGKIAGAAQKRFASGTVLHHVTMAYDIDAEKMTQVLRIGREKMSDKGTKSAAKRVDPLRSQTGMTRAAILTAFLDHFRAQYDTHDSDYTAAELAQARELVETKFSTEKWTHRVP